TCCCCGCGTCATCGTCACTTCCAATAAGGAAAACGCCCAGGGAAGCGCCGAAATCATGAAGACGTACCGGGAATCCCAAACCGCCAAAGTACAGCCCTACCAGACGGACAGCCGGAAGGATTTCTCCTATAAATTCGGGGAACCCGGCAAGGTGACGGCCCGCGCGGAAGCTGCGGACCTGGGTGTCACCCAGCTCACCCTTTCCAACGGCGTTCGCGTCAACCTAAAACCCACGGAATTTGACAAGGATTCCATCAACATCACCTTTGCCGTGGACGGCGGAGGACTGAGCAGACCGGAAAAAGCCTCCGGGCTGGAACTCTTTGCGGGCGCCGTGATGAACGGCGGAGGCTTGAAGGACCATTCCAATGATGAACTGGCCGCTATCATGGCGGGCAAGAAGGTCGGTGTGGGCTTTTCCATGACGGACCGCTTCTTCCTGCTTTCCGGAAACACCAACAGGGAAAACCTGGAAACGCAACTCCAGCTCCAGACGGCCTACCTGATGCACCCCGGCTACCGCCAGGACGGCGTTACCCTGCTCCGTCGGACCATTCCCATGATTTATAACAAAATGGATCATGAAGTTCAGGGAGCCATGAAAAAGCAGGTGCCGGCCATCCTTTACAAAAACAATCCCCGGTTCACCTTCCCCACTCAGGAACAGCTGAACTCCTACCAGATCAAGGACGTGCGGGACTGGGTGGACGCCCCGCTGAAAAACAATTACATGGAAGTGACCGTTACGGGAGACTTCAGGACGGAAGATATCATCCCCCTGTTGGAACGCACCGTAGGCGCGGTTCCCAAACGTGCGGAAGCTCCGGCCGCGCTGGATGAAAAACTTCGCCATCCGGCCATGGCGGACTTTAATTTCTCCAAGGATCTGACTTATGACTCCTCCATTGATAAAACGTTGGTCTGCCTCTTCTGGAAAACGCCCGGAGGAGAAGATAAAAAGCTGGCCCGCAGGCTGAATATGCTCAAGGCCGTCTTTTATGACCGCGTATTCAAGGGTCTGCGCGAAGACATGGGAGAAACCTACTCTCCTTCCACCGGCCTCAATATCAGTGAAACCTATCCGGACGGCGGCTATATCATCACGATGAGTTCCGGCGTCATGCGCAATAAGGAGGCTGTGCGCAACGCTATCGCCAAAATTGCGGACGACCTCGGCAAGGGAAATATCACCCAGGAGGAACTGGACCGTGCACGCAATCCCATTCTCAATTCCATGGACCGCGCCCAGCGCGACAACGGCTACTGGGCATCCCTGCTGAGAGACTCCCAGGCCAAGCCGGAACGGCTGAACCAGCAGAGGGAAGGCATTCCGGACGTAAAAGCCATCACCGTGGAAGAGGTCAACAAACTTGCCAGAGACATCTTCGGCAAGGGAGAGCACCTCAACCTGAACATTCTGCCGGATCATCCGGCTGTGGAAACTCCGCCTGCTGAAAAGCAGGCGGACAAAGCCGCTTCTCCCCAGGCCGCCGTCTCCCCGGCGGCTTTTTGCGTTCGCGCCACCGTCGTAAAGACTGTCAACAAAGACTCCGGCAAGAACGGATATGCCATCGTTATTTCCGAAAAAACAGCCGCTATGCCGGACTGGAAGGCCGTAGCGGACAAACTGGCCGAAAAACACGGAGGCACCATCGTCACCGTAAAGGATTCCGTATTCTCCAAGCTGGACACGCTTAAAAAAATGGCTCCCCGCTTCATGGCCGTCGTCGCGCGCCCGGAGGAAATAGACCGGGTGCTGGTGAATGACCTGCACCGCCTGAGCCGCCGGCTGGACGACGACCCTTACGGAGACTGTATCTGGGGCATTGTCACAGGATACACCCCCCAGGCAGCCATGAGAATAGCCTCTGCAACGAAGCCTCTCGTCATCAGCCGCGCCATGGGAACAACCAATGTGGATTCCTCCCGGTTCAAAGACAGCATGAGCATCACGGACTGGCAGCCCTTCCAATACCTGGAACAGCATGGTTCCAAGGGCAAGGTGACGCCGGCTTTCTACACGAAAGGCCTGAAAGAACAGGACAAGGGGGATGAAACCACGCTGGGCGTAACGCCCAAGCTTATGGAATACTGGAAACGTTACTCCCCGCAGCTTTTCGTAACGGCCTCCCACGCGACCCAGTTTAATCTGGAAATGCCTTTCGGCAAGGGACTCATCGTTTCCGGCAACAACCGGTTCTATGCGCTGGACAAAAAACAGTTCAGGGAATTCACCACTTTTTTGCGCGGCGTGCTCTTCAACGGGAAGGAAGACGACCTGCTCTCCTTCCTAAAGAGAATTAAAGCGCCGGTGATTGAAACCAGACCGGTTCCGGCTGTCTGGGTCGCAGCGGGAAACTGCCTGATCGGAGACGCCAAGAAAACGAAAAACTCCATGGCCATCACCGCCCTGAGCCGCTACGGCTTCAACCAGCTGGTAGGCTACACCGTCCCTTCCTGGTATGGCAAGGGAGGCTGGGGAACGCTGGGCCTTCTGTTCAGCAATCATGACGCCTCCAGCCTGGCGGAAGCCTGGTATTTGAACAACCAGTTTATTCTGGACGAGACCATGACCCGCTTTCCCAAGCTCATGAACGTCCATTTTAACTCCCCGGATATCAATGGAATCAGGAACGATCCCGACTTTGCCAGGGGCATGAGTTCCGCCGGATACGGCATGGGCAAGGATCAGTTGGGCCTTATCCACGACCGGGACACCGTGGCCTTTTACGGAGACCCTGCCTGGACGGCGCGTCTTGACGAATCCCGCGCTCCGTCTCCGTGGCATATCGACTGGAATGACCCCGCAGACGCCTCCAAAGGCTTCACCGTCACAGCCAACAAAGACGCCAAAGGCCGCCTGGGAGTCTGGTTCCCCAACCGAATCAGCGCCGGCAAAGCCACCGTCACCATCGGCGGAACCGCTACACCCATTGAAAAGGCAGGCCTGCTGACCAACGACTTCCTTCTGCTCCGGGAACTGGAACTCAAAAAGGGAGAAAAAGCCGTCGTGGAAATGAAATAAGCGTGGGAGAAAAACAAGTCGCAGGAAATTTTCCCCTTCCGTCGGCGGCCGGATATCCGGCCGCCGCTCTTTTTCCATAGACAAGCAACCTTCAAACATGGATACTGTCGGTAATCAATCCACCCTATGACTGATTACTCCATTTTCTTTATCATCGCCGTAGTAGCAACGGGCGTGGGAGCGCTCCTGTTTCTCCTGTCCCTGTTCGGGCTGGGGGAACATGATCTGGACTTTGATGCGGATTCCGGCGGAGCGGACGTAGGGTTGCTGTCCATTAAATCCGGCATCGGCTTTTTTCTGGGCTTCGGCTGGGGCGGCGTGCTCGCCCAGGGTCTGGACTGGGGGATGGCCGCCTCCCTGGCGGCGGCTTTCTTCACTGGCGTGCTGATGTTCCTGATTATCGGCATCTCCATGCGTTTCATTATGAGCCTTAAATCAGACGGCACCCTGAATTATGAAACCCTCAAGGGAATGACCGGCTCCGTTTACATCAGCATTCCCGGAAACCTCCAACGCGGCGGACAAGTTACAATCGCCCATCCCAGCCAGCTGCTGTACCTCCCTGCCGTCCAGGAAGGGGAACATCCCCTGCCCTCCGGAACCCCGGTGGAAGTGGTAGCCGTCACTGCGGGAGTCGTCACCGTCAAACCTCTTCATTAACAAACACCCCAATCATCATACCCCTAGCCGACTATGGACAAAATCATCCCCATCGCCATTCTGGTTCTCTTCATCATTCTGACCGCTTCCTGGCTGTTCAGCCGCTACCGCATGTGCCCTCCGGACAAAATCCTCATCGTCTTCGGGAAAGTAGGCACAGGCCAACCAGCCAAATGTTACCACGGCGGCTCCACCTTCGTACTTCCGGTTCTCCAGTCCTATAGCTATCTGGATCTAAACCCTATCAATATTGACGTGCCCCTCCAGGGCGCCCTTTCCTCCCAAAACATACGCGTGGATGTGCCCTCCTCCTTCATCGTGGGCATCTCCACCCTGCCTGAAATCATGCAGAACGCCGCTGCGCGCCTGCTGGGCCGCTCCCGGGAGGAAATCCGCAATCTGGCTGCGGAAATCATCATGGGGCAGATGCGCGTGGTGATTGCCTCCATGACCATTGAGGAAATCAACTCCGACCGCGAAAAACTCATCAAGGGCATCACGGAAGGCGTGGACGTGGAACTGCACAAAGTGGGCCTCCATCTCATCAACGCCAATATCACGGACATCCAGGACGCTTCCGGCTACATCAACGCCCTGGGCAAAGAAGCCGCTGCGCGCGCCATCAATGACGCCACCATCAAGGTGGCGGAAGAAACGCGCCGCGGGGAAATTGGCAAAGCGGAAGCGGAAAAGGACCAGACCATCCAGGTGGCGAACGCCCGCGCCATCGCCATTGAGGGCCAGAACGAAGCCCAGATTAAAATTGCGGAATCCGCCGCCAAGCTGCAAGTGAAGCAGGCGGAGGCCAAAAAGCTGGCGGAAGTGGCCCAGAAGGTGCAGGAGGCTAAAACCCTGGAAGAAGCCTACCAAGCGGAAAAAGAAGCGGAATTGAAGCGCGCGGAACGCGAACGCGCCACGCAGGAAGCCAACATCCTGGTAACAGCCCGCATTGAAAAGAGCCAGCGCGAAGTGCAGGCCCAGGCCACGGCGGAAGTACTCAAACTGGAACAGGAAGGCAAGGCGCAGGCTCTGCTCATCCAGCGCAGAGCGGAAGCGGAAGCCATCCGCCAACTGGCGGAAGGCGAAGCCCAGGCTACCCTCCTGAAGAAAAAAGCGGAAGGGGAAGGCATGGAAATGGTGGGACGCGGTGAAGCGGCCGCGATTGAAGCCGTGCTGGAAGGCAAGGCCCGCGGTTTTCAGCAGATCGTCCAGGCGGCAGGTTCTTCCGAGGCCGCTTCCAACCTGTTGGTGACGGAACAGCTTACCAAGATTGTGGAGCTCCAGTCCGGCGCCATTAAGGGTTTGAAATTTGACAAAGTAGTCGTCATGGGCAACGGAGGGAACTCCTCTGTAGGAGGATTCGTCCAGAATCTGGTAAAGGATACGCTGCCCCTTCATGAACTCGGCAAAAGCGTAGGGCTGGAATTGCCCGCTTTTCTGGGCAAACCCATGGAAGGGAAAACCGCAGCTTCCTCCCCTGCTCCCTCAGCCGATGCCCCAGCGGCAGATACCGCAACTACCGTCAACCCGAGTTGACCCCTCCATCCCTGCGTTCCTGACGGCAACCGTCTCTCCCCCGAACAGACAGGGCAGGTATGGACAGCATTGTCCATATTGACGCAGGACGCACGCTACAATGGCAAAATCCGTTCCCCGTCAACAGGGAAACGGGTCTTGAAACATAAAGGGAAAAGCAGAATGCCTGCCTTCAAGGCTAATAGGCAAAGGTCAGCAAGTACTGTGTCCCGCCACCTGCCCGGATGAACAGAAAAGCGTCGGCGCTTTCTGCTTTATTCCCGGTAATATCGAAAGCGGCAAGGCAGGCATGCCCTCTCCTGGAAAACGGTAAACGCCATGTTGATTTATTGTCCTGTAACTGATGTTTTCATGGTATTTTTCAATCTGTAACAAAATGCAGGATTCTTATGGGAAATAGCGTTATTATTCGATAATACAATTATTCTATAGCATAATAGAAAAAAACTATAACAAATTACTGCTCGCCAGGTTCATTGACAAGAAACCGGAAGCAGGTTAGGATACGGCCTTCAACCTCTCTTCGACTAATGAATATCAAATCCGCCCTTTTGACGCTCGCCGCAGCCCTCGCTCTCTCCTCCTGCAATACGATCAGCGGAATAGGAAAAGACGTGGAAGCCATGGGAAGCAAAATTGACAGCGCCTCCCAGGCTACCAGCAAGTCCATGCAATAAGTCCCGGAACGTAGCCGGACGCCGTTTTGAATCCTCTTTTAAGGGAAAAGAGGCGGTATTTTGTCGCCTCCCATTCTGTTTGAATGGCAGTCGGCCCCCGTGGGGCTCCCAACGAATTGCCAAGGTTCGGCTCCATCCTTCATGAAACAATCCAAACCTTTGCGGCAATCCGGAAACCAGGACAAGCGGGCGGCAGCAAATTTTTTACCTGAAAGCCGCTTCATCCATTTGGATGAAGCGGCTTTCGTTCAAGGTCTCCACACAACCTTCTTACATGGCCCGGCTGGTGGAACGGGCTGCGGAATTAATGTCGCTGCCGACGGCTTCCACATCCTTGCCAACCCCGCCGATCGTATTGCAGGAAACGCACCCAAGAAGGGTGGCGATACTCAGAATAATTAATTTGCTTTTCATCGTTTTATTGGAAGTGTTCCGAATAATCAGACTCCATTCCTTCATTCCCCGTTCAAAGAACCGGCAATCATGCCACAAAGCCTCCTGTCATTCTCCGTTCTTGCCATGCGTGCCTGAAACACTTAAAAAACATGCGCCAACGGAAAAAATGCCGGGCGGATATTCCGCTCCCATTACCCGGAACCATTACTATTTACTACCAAAATGATTAAAGTAGCCATCGTAGGATACGGCAACATCGGGAAATACGCTGTGGACGCCTTGCGCGCCGCTCCCGATATGGAACTGGCAGGCATCGTGCGCCGCCCCGGCAGCGAACCTGTACACGGCATCAGGACCGCAAGTAATGTGGAGGAACTGGGCCATGTGGACGCGGCCCTGCTCTGCACCCCCACCCGCAGCGTGGAAGAAACGGCCCTGCCCCTGCTCGCCCGCGGCATCAACACGGTAGACAGCTTCGATATTCACGGGGATATCGTGGCCTTGCGCCGTTCCCTGGGAGCCCAGGCAATCAAGCACGACGCCGTCTCCATTATCTCCGCCGGCTGGGATCCCGGCACGGACTCCGTCATCCGCACCCTGATGCTGGCCATGGCTCCCAAGGGCATTACGTACACCAACTTCGGTCCCGGCATGAGCATGGGCCACAGCGTCGTGGCGCGTTCCAAGGAAGGAGTGGCGGATGCGCTCTCCCTCACCATTCCTACGGGTTCCGGCGTACACCGCCGCATGGTTTATGTGGTGCTGAAGGAAGGCGCCAAATTCTCCGACGTGGAATTCGCCATTAAATCCGATTCCTACTTCAGCCATGACGACACCCGTGTGCTGCAGGTGCCCGACATCGACGTGCTGAAAGACATGGGCCACGGTGTGCTGATGGAACGCAAGGGCGTTTCCGGCTCCACGCAGAACCAGATGTTCACGTTTGAAATGCGCATCAATAATCCGGCTTTGACCGCCCAGGTCATGGTGGCTTCCGCCCGCGCCAGCATGAAACTGGCTGCAGGCTGCTACACGCTGCCGGAAATAGCCCCGATGGATTTTCTGCCGGGCGACCGCGAAGAACTGATTGCCCAGCTGGTCTAATCCGGAGCATTCCGGACACACGCATCCGGGGCGGTTCTACCGCCCCTGTTCCGCAAGTCTCCCTTTATCCTCCGGCCCACAGCCGGAGGATTTTTATTGCTCCACCACAACAAGCCTTCCATTGACGGCATTCACCCGGGCCGGAGTACGGGTCCGTTCCGTCCAGTCCCATGCGCGGGCCATGTCCGCCCAAAAGGCGGCGTAAGGAGAATCCTTTTCCTCTGACAAACGCGCCGGAGTAGGCACGAAGGGATAAATCTGCACGGGAACGTTTTTTTGCCCATGAACCAGGGCCTGTTCCACCATAGTATAAATCTCCTCAATTCCGGAATCGGTCATCGCCAGACAGCCGATGGAAACATCCCGGCCATGCACCATGATGAAGCTCCCCGTCCGGTTCAGGGAGCGGTCATAGGCATTCGGATACCCGATGTTGAAAGACAGATGGTAATTGCTCCGGGGATTGAGTCCGGACGGTTCCACTTCATAAAAACCTTCCGGCGTTTGCCTGTCCCCCTCCCTCTCCTTGGGGCCCAGCTTCCCGGACCATGCGGCGATCGGATAACGCTTGGCAAGCACGTAACATTCCGCCTTGTCCGGTTTCACCCACAGTTCCAGGACGGAGTCTTCCTTGACGGCCCGTAAAAACACAGGATTCCCCACTCTGACGCCGCACGGCTCCAGAAAGGAATTCAGAACGGGCGTTACCCGTTTCCGCGCGATATCCGCACGGTTGGAGGATTTTTCTGCACATGCCATATTGAAAGCCGCTACGGAGGAAACCAGCAGAACCAGCCCCAGCAAGGACAGGGCTACACTCTTCTTCATAAATCATCTATAATGGCGGCTTTTGTTTTGACAAGCAGA
This region of Akkermansia muciniphila genomic DNA includes:
- a CDS encoding diaminopimelate dehydrogenase, with the protein product MIKVAIVGYGNIGKYAVDALRAAPDMELAGIVRRPGSEPVHGIRTASNVEELGHVDAALLCTPTRSVEETALPLLARGINTVDSFDIHGDIVALRRSLGAQAIKHDAVSIISAGWDPGTDSVIRTLMLAMAPKGITYTNFGPGMSMGHSVVARSKEGVADALSLTIPTGSGVHRRMVYVVLKEGAKFSDVEFAIKSDSYFSHDDTRVLQVPDIDVLKDMGHGVLMERKGVSGSTQNQMFTFEMRINNPALTAQVMVASARASMKLAAGCYTLPEIAPMDFLPGDREELIAQLV
- a CDS encoding flotillin family protein yields the protein MDKIIPIAILVLFIILTASWLFSRYRMCPPDKILIVFGKVGTGQPAKCYHGGSTFVLPVLQSYSYLDLNPINIDVPLQGALSSQNIRVDVPSSFIVGISTLPEIMQNAAARLLGRSREEIRNLAAEIIMGQMRVVIASMTIEEINSDREKLIKGITEGVDVELHKVGLHLINANITDIQDASGYINALGKEAAARAINDATIKVAEETRRGEIGKAEAEKDQTIQVANARAIAIEGQNEAQIKIAESAAKLQVKQAEAKKLAEVAQKVQEAKTLEEAYQAEKEAELKRAERERATQEANILVTARIEKSQREVQAQATAEVLKLEQEGKAQALLIQRRAEAEAIRQLAEGEAQATLLKKKAEGEGMEMVGRGEAAAIEAVLEGKARGFQQIVQAAGSSEAASNLLVTEQLTKIVELQSGAIKGLKFDKVVVMGNGGNSSVGGFVQNLVKDTLPLHELGKSVGLELPAFLGKPMEGKTAASSPAPSADAPAADTATTVNPS
- a CDS encoding L,D-transpeptidase family protein gives rise to the protein MKKSVALSLLGLVLLVSSVAAFNMACAEKSSNRADIARKRVTPVLNSFLEPCGVRVGNPVFLRAVKEDSVLELWVKPDKAECYVLAKRYPIAAWSGKLGPKEREGDRQTPEGFYEVEPSGLNPRSNYHLSFNIGYPNAYDRSLNRTGSFIMVHGRDVSIGCLAMTDSGIEEIYTMVEQALVHGQKNVPVQIYPFVPTPARLSEEKDSPYAAFWADMARAWDWTERTRTPARVNAVNGRLVVVEQ
- a CDS encoding M16 family metallopeptidase, whose amino-acid sequence is MKAFTITSILAVACLFPSYSPAGAATENKIQAASTQTAAGIPKQDPQLIKGKLANGLTYFIRPNAEPKGRFSIRLRVNTGSLNETDDIQGVSHFLEHMVFNGSTHFKRGEMIPAMQKEGLGLGGDANAYTAFDETVYMMDVPSMKESTVNLAFTIMRDFADGALLEESAIDAERGIITSEYKVRDSAGYRVMKEVFSIMLDGTRIPERYPIGTLEVIRTAPREKFINYYRTHYVPSQMQLVIAGDITPEQGKAWVEKYFGSMKKDNYSFQTDRGTLKTAAETTAHWITNKEATSTEASINISRPYVNKPDTVANRNKDIPLNVAYAMLNRRLEKMAKNADCPFISAAGGRTDIVEAAEVDSIQTQADYKNWKAALAAIEQELRRAIEFGFNKEELAEARSNITAAAENAIKSWSTAKSEDLASAIAQSAAQDKVFTTPQEDWAISREVVENLTPEQCQAALKEAWTGAFPRVIVTSNKENAQGSAEIMKTYRESQTAKVQPYQTDSRKDFSYKFGEPGKVTARAEAADLGVTQLTLSNGVRVNLKPTEFDKDSINITFAVDGGGLSRPEKASGLELFAGAVMNGGGLKDHSNDELAAIMAGKKVGVGFSMTDRFFLLSGNTNRENLETQLQLQTAYLMHPGYRQDGVTLLRRTIPMIYNKMDHEVQGAMKKQVPAILYKNNPRFTFPTQEQLNSYQIKDVRDWVDAPLKNNYMEVTVTGDFRTEDIIPLLERTVGAVPKRAEAPAALDEKLRHPAMADFNFSKDLTYDSSIDKTLVCLFWKTPGGEDKKLARRLNMLKAVFYDRVFKGLREDMGETYSPSTGLNISETYPDGGYIITMSSGVMRNKEAVRNAIAKIADDLGKGNITQEELDRARNPILNSMDRAQRDNGYWASLLRDSQAKPERLNQQREGIPDVKAITVEEVNKLARDIFGKGEHLNLNILPDHPAVETPPAEKQADKAASPQAAVSPAAFCVRATVVKTVNKDSGKNGYAIVISEKTAAMPDWKAVADKLAEKHGGTIVTVKDSVFSKLDTLKKMAPRFMAVVARPEEIDRVLVNDLHRLSRRLDDDPYGDCIWGIVTGYTPQAAMRIASATKPLVISRAMGTTNVDSSRFKDSMSITDWQPFQYLEQHGSKGKVTPAFYTKGLKEQDKGDETTLGVTPKLMEYWKRYSPQLFVTASHATQFNLEMPFGKGLIVSGNNRFYALDKKQFREFTTFLRGVLFNGKEDDLLSFLKRIKAPVIETRPVPAVWVAAGNCLIGDAKKTKNSMAITALSRYGFNQLVGYTVPSWYGKGGWGTLGLLFSNHDASSLAEAWYLNNQFILDETMTRFPKLMNVHFNSPDINGIRNDPDFARGMSSAGYGMGKDQLGLIHDRDTVAFYGDPAWTARLDESRAPSPWHIDWNDPADASKGFTVTANKDAKGRLGVWFPNRISAGKATVTIGGTATPIEKAGLLTNDFLLLRELELKKGEKAVVEMK